Proteins encoded within one genomic window of Oncorhynchus mykiss isolate Arlee chromosome 27, USDA_OmykA_1.1, whole genome shotgun sequence:
- the LOC110507459 gene encoding mRNA decay activator protein ZFP36L1 encodes MPSDFLAPFLELEDEFCKNFRGLDMPDGAPATTQMQRVVGFQRRHSLCPVTLPNSKFNSGSVDPIGEPACWALTNTANQQWSLKHQQQLPRSSLNHIPFRVDRSVSMIEGHVGSLGYSEKHLPTTPPLMPPPGLSISTSCLTSPKSLAPSPPISTRYKTEMCRTYEESGTCKYGAKCQFAHGTDEQRDLSRHPKYKTEPCRTFHTIGFCPYGARCHFIHNADEQLGPDGGAPPQRQKMRERPQLLRHSISFAGFSSPQALTGFQPVPETMLFSRASSVSSPPSTGSPELLSPLFPEPATLKHNYPFSSDFGNDQINNNPHFYAITDSKFQTVCAQKSAAHNSHRNAFSFTGLPAMQRCASPDSLSDQEGYTSSSSLSGCESPGLEGRRLPIFSRLSVSDD; translated from the exons ATGCCATCCGACTTCCTAGCGCCGTTCTTGGAACTGGAGGATGAGTTCTGCAAG AATTTCCGTGGTCTGGACATGCCAGATGGCGCACCAGCCACCACGCAGATGCAGCGCGTCGTTGGATTTCAGCGCAGACACTCACTATGCCCGGTTACCCTACCCAACTCAAAGTTCAACAGCGGCAGTGTGGACCCAATCGGCGAGCCAGCCTGCTGGGCCCTTACTAACACTGCTAACCAGCAGTGGAGCCTGAAACACCAGCAACAGTTGCCCCGCTCTTCTCTCAACCACATCCCATTCCGTGTGGACCGTTCAGTCAGCATGATAGAGGGCCATGTTGGCAGCCTCGGGTACAGCGAGAAGCATctccccaccacccctcctctgATGCCCCCACCAGGCCTAAGTATCAGCACCAGCTGCCTGACATCTCCAAAGTCACtcgccccctcccctcccatctccaccCGGTACAAAACCGAAATGTGCCGCACTTACGAGGAGAGTGGCACATGCAAATACGGAGCCAAGTGTCAGTTTGCCCACGGCACGGATGAGCAGCGTGACTTGAGCAGGCACCCGAAGTACAAAACCGAGCCTTGCCGCACGTTCCACACCATTGGCTTCTGCCCCTATGGCGCCCGCTGTCACTTCATCCATAATGCGGACGAGCAGCTCGGGCCTGATGGCGGAGCGCCACCTCAGCGACAGAAGATGAGAGAACGCCCACAGCTGCTGCGTCACAGCATTAGTTTCGCTGGCTTCTCCTCTCCCCAAGCGCTGACCGGATTCCAACCCGTTCCAGAGACCATGCTGTTCTCCAGGGCTTCCTCAGTATCATCCCCGCCCTCCACAGGTAGCCCAGAACTGCTGTCCCCATTGTTTCCAGAACCTGCCACACTAAAGCACAACTATCCGTTCTCATCTGACTTCGGAAACGATCAGATTAATAACAACCCTCACTTTTACGCCATCACTGACTCAAAGTTCCAAACTGTCTGTGCGCAAAAGTCAGCTGCACATAACTCTCACCGCAATGCCTTCTCATTCACCGGCCTGCCTGCCATGCAGCGGTGTGCTTCACCGGACTCTCTTTCTGACCAGGAAGGCTATACCAGCTCCAGTAGCCTGAGTGGTTGTGAGTCCCCTGGCCTTGAGGGCAGACGTCTCCCCATCTTTAGTCGCCTCTCTGTCTCAGATGACTAA